The following are encoded in a window of Planctomycetia bacterium genomic DNA:
- the uvrB gene encoding excinuclease ABC subunit UvrB — protein MGRHGEGLRRERSSPETSASATLRRKTLVDFKLHSPFQPAGDQPQAIASLIEGLRAGRREQVLMGVTGSGKTFTMANVIQEISRPTLVLSHNKTLAAQLYGEFKEFFPENAVHYFVSYYDYYQPEAYIPQRDIYIEKDASINQAIDRLRLAATSALVSRKDVIIVSSVSSIYGLGSPEDYKAMMVSLTRGQQVDRDEMLGRLVEIQYERNDYAFERTKFRVRGDCVELWPAYEEFAYRIEFWGDEVESLSYVDPTSGETIQQQNEIFIYPAKHFVLPESKIEQAIDGIKAELEMRLEQLRNTGKLLEAQRLNARARFDIEMMMEVGYCPGIENYSRHLTGRPAGAAPETLFDYFPKDFLLVVDESHVTVPQIRGMFAGDQSRKTTLVEHGFRLPSALDNRPLKFEEWEQKFRQGVYVSATPGPYEMQKTGGEVVEQVIRPTGLLDPIIEVLPARGQVPHLLEQIKLRSAVDERVLVTTLTKRLAEDLSYYLNEHGVKCKWLHSELDAFERVEHLRDLREGRFEALIGVNLLREGLDLPEVSMVAILDADKEGFLRSETSLMQTIGRAARNVNAKVLLYADKVTESMQRAIEETSRRRTLQHEYNIAHGITPETVRKSIRQGIESLQTAHAEANAAVGRTDETQYITEEYIAELEAEMLAAADELDFERAANIRDRIDKMKGHMGKPAAIISETASEGKGRRKGKGKGGGGGTRIPRPKRG, from the coding sequence ATGGGTCGGCACGGAGAAGGCCTGCGTCGAGAGAGGTCGTCGCCGGAGACCTCGGCAAGCGCCACGTTACGGAGAAAGACACTCGTGGACTTCAAACTGCATAGCCCGTTTCAGCCGGCAGGTGATCAGCCGCAAGCGATCGCATCGCTTATCGAGGGGCTACGTGCGGGCCGACGCGAGCAGGTGCTGATGGGTGTGACCGGCTCCGGCAAGACGTTCACGATGGCGAACGTCATTCAAGAGATCAGCCGCCCGACACTCGTCCTCTCGCACAATAAAACTCTCGCGGCGCAGCTATACGGCGAATTTAAGGAGTTCTTTCCGGAGAACGCCGTTCATTATTTCGTCAGCTATTACGACTATTATCAGCCCGAAGCCTACATCCCGCAGCGTGATATCTACATCGAAAAAGACGCGTCGATCAATCAGGCGATCGACCGCTTGCGACTGGCCGCGACAAGCGCACTCGTCAGTCGTAAAGATGTGATCATCGTGTCGAGCGTGTCGTCGATCTACGGCCTCGGCTCGCCCGAGGATTATAAAGCGATGATGGTCTCGCTCACGCGTGGGCAGCAAGTCGACCGCGATGAAATGTTGGGTCGGCTCGTCGAGATTCAGTACGAGCGCAACGACTACGCTTTCGAGCGAACGAAGTTTCGGGTTCGAGGCGATTGCGTGGAACTCTGGCCGGCGTACGAAGAGTTTGCCTACCGCATCGAGTTCTGGGGAGATGAGGTCGAATCGCTCTCGTATGTCGATCCCACGAGCGGCGAGACGATTCAGCAACAAAACGAAATCTTCATCTATCCCGCCAAGCACTTCGTCTTGCCCGAATCGAAGATCGAGCAAGCGATCGACGGGATTAAGGCCGAGCTTGAGATGCGGCTCGAGCAGCTTCGCAACACGGGGAAGCTCCTCGAAGCGCAGCGTCTGAACGCTCGCGCACGTTTCGACATCGAGATGATGATGGAAGTCGGCTACTGCCCGGGCATCGAGAACTACAGCCGACACCTAACGGGCCGGCCTGCCGGCGCCGCACCCGAAACGTTGTTCGATTACTTTCCGAAGGATTTTCTCCTCGTCGTTGACGAGTCGCACGTGACGGTGCCGCAGATTCGGGGCATGTTCGCCGGCGATCAAAGTCGTAAGACGACGCTGGTCGAACACGGTTTTCGTTTGCCGAGCGCCCTCGATAATCGCCCCCTCAAGTTCGAAGAATGGGAACAGAAGTTCCGACAAGGAGTTTACGTCTCGGCGACTCCCGGCCCTTACGAAATGCAGAAAACCGGCGGTGAAGTCGTCGAACAAGTCATTCGTCCGACCGGCTTGCTCGATCCCATCATCGAAGTGCTACCCGCGCGCGGGCAAGTGCCGCACTTGCTCGAGCAAATCAAGCTACGGTCTGCCGTCGACGAGCGCGTGCTTGTGACGACGTTGACGAAGCGTCTGGCGGAAGACCTGTCGTACTACCTCAATGAGCATGGCGTTAAGTGTAAATGGCTGCATAGCGAACTCGACGCATTCGAGCGTGTCGAGCATCTACGCGACCTGCGCGAGGGGCGTTTCGAAGCTTTGATCGGTGTCAATTTGTTGCGCGAAGGGCTCGACTTGCCCGAAGTGTCGATGGTCGCCATTCTCGATGCCGATAAAGAAGGTTTTCTTCGCAGCGAGACGAGCCTCATGCAAACGATCGGTCGTGCGGCACGTAACGTCAACGCGAAGGTGCTGCTGTATGCGGATAAGGTGACAGAGTCGATGCAGCGAGCGATCGAAGAAACCTCGCGCCGCCGAACGCTCCAGCATGAGTACAACATCGCCCACGGCATTACGCCGGAAACGGTGCGGAAATCGATTCGTCAAGGAATCGAATCGCTCCAGACGGCGCATGCGGAAGCCAATGCCGCGGTAGGTCGCACCGACGAGACGCAATACATTACGGAAGAATACATCGCGGAGTTGGAAGCCGAGATGCTTGCCGCCGCCGATGAGCTCGACTTCGAACGTGCAGCGAACATTCGAGACCGGATCGACAAGATGAAGGGGCATATGGGCAAGCCGGCTGCGATCATCTCCGAGACTGCGAGCGAGGGAAAAGGACGTCGCAAAGGAAAAGGCAAAGGGGGCGGCGGTGGCACCCGCATTCCACGACCGAAGCGTGGATGA
- a CDS encoding helix-hairpin-helix domain-containing protein: MSSEGKSEVRGRRFLRRSDQAALALLLVVAIASLGIRWFRAGGPTGHLVNADERLAANLSPRAVRFVVDINTADVAELGELPQVGPMLARRLIEHRERNGRFRSFDDLLQVKGIGRKTLEVLRPHVRFD, encoded by the coding sequence ATGTCGAGCGAAGGAAAAAGCGAAGTTCGAGGTCGACGTTTCCTGCGCCGCAGCGATCAAGCGGCTCTGGCGCTTTTACTCGTCGTTGCGATCGCAAGCTTGGGCATTCGCTGGTTCCGCGCCGGCGGCCCGACGGGACACTTAGTGAATGCCGACGAGCGGCTTGCGGCCAATCTTAGCCCGCGCGCCGTCCGCTTTGTCGTCGATATCAATACGGCTGATGTCGCCGAACTCGGCGAGTTGCCGCAGGTCGGCCCGATGCTGGCGCGGCGGTTGATCGAACACCGCGAACGAAATGGAAGATTTCGATCGTTCGACGACCTGCTGCAAGTGAAAGGGATCGGTCGCAAGACCTTGGAAGTGCTTCGTCCGCACGTAAGATTCGATTAG
- a CDS encoding nicotinate-nucleotide diphosphorylase, whose amino-acid sequence MPRKDYRDVRWDAQLEDDLRQLVRLAVREDLDRHHDWTTALLVDEQAVSFAAVVARKPGIVAGLPGAAITLAEYDRRIEWRPLVEDGAYVVAGTTLAELRGPARSLLTAERPMLNLLGRLSGIATLTRRYVDAVAGTKARVYDTRKTMLGWRRVEKYAVRMGGGCNHRVGLYDGILIKDNHLAQGGAHVGAEQGSAQRYTPAEAVARAKQFITQRLLELPLEKDYWEAMLVEVEVDSLAQLDLVLPELPDIVLLDNMPPAMLAEAVRRRDAVAPSVELEASGGINLATIRAAAETGVERISVGGLTHSADWWDVGLDWL is encoded by the coding sequence ATGCCTCGCAAAGACTACCGCGACGTTCGCTGGGACGCCCAACTCGAAGACGATCTTCGGCAACTCGTACGTCTCGCCGTGCGCGAAGACCTCGATCGGCATCACGACTGGACGACGGCGCTCTTGGTGGATGAGCAGGCCGTGAGCTTCGCGGCGGTCGTGGCGCGCAAGCCGGGGATCGTCGCGGGTTTGCCCGGCGCAGCGATTACGCTCGCGGAATACGACCGACGGATCGAATGGCGGCCGCTGGTCGAGGATGGCGCATACGTCGTCGCGGGAACGACGCTGGCCGAACTACGTGGCCCCGCGCGCAGTTTGCTTACGGCAGAGCGTCCGATGTTGAACTTGCTCGGCCGCCTTTCCGGAATCGCCACGCTGACACGCCGCTACGTCGATGCGGTCGCCGGAACGAAGGCCCGAGTTTACGACACCCGTAAGACGATGCTCGGTTGGCGGCGTGTCGAGAAGTATGCCGTGCGCATGGGAGGGGGCTGCAATCATCGGGTCGGATTGTACGACGGCATTTTGATTAAAGACAACCATTTGGCTCAAGGAGGAGCGCACGTCGGAGCAGAGCAGGGGAGCGCACAACGTTACACGCCGGCCGAAGCGGTCGCACGTGCCAAGCAATTCATCACGCAGCGATTGCTTGAGCTACCGCTGGAGAAAGATTATTGGGAGGCGATGCTCGTAGAAGTCGAAGTCGATAGTCTCGCTCAGCTCGATCTCGTGTTGCCGGAACTGCCCGACATCGTCCTGCTCGATAACATGCCGCCGGCCATGCTTGCCGAAGCGGTGCGACGACGCGACGCCGTAGCTCCCTCGGTGGAACTAGAAGCCTCGGGCGGAATCAACCTTGCGACGATTCGCGCCGCTGCCGAAACGGGCGTCGAGCGCATCAGCGTCGGCGGACTCACGCATTCGGCCGACTGGTGGGACGTCGGTCTCGACTGGCTGTAG